Below is a window of Escherichia coli DSM 30083 = JCM 1649 = ATCC 11775 DNA.
TGGGCGGGGCACATAGGCAGTGAAACTCATAGTTATGTGCTTCATATACTGAACTCTCGTCCACATCCGGAACAAAGCTATCGCTTCTGCCTTGGACTCCTGAACCTTCATAAAAAATACAGTAAAGCCAGACTTAATGCAGCATGTGCAAGAGCTCTGAAAACAAAGGTATGGCGTCTGTCAGGTATTAAATCGATCCTGGAAAAAGGTCTGGATAAACAACCTGTTCAGGATCCAAAACCAGATCTGTTATCCACGATGGAACACGAAAACGTACGCGGCAGTGAGTATTACCACTGATACGGGATCCAATGATGAATCATCTTTACGAACAACTGACCGCACTTAAACTCACCGGCTTCCGTGATGCGCTTAAAAAGCAACTTGCTCAGCCGGGCACATACCAGGAGCTGGGCTTCGAAGAACGCCTGTCATTACTGACAGCAGAAGAACTAACCTGCCGTGAAAACAGGAAGGCAGAGCGTCTGATCAAACATGCACGGTTCAGACTTAATGCTGAGTTATCAAAGCTGGATTATCGTAACAATAGAGGGCTGGACAGGGCCCTCATCCGTTCACTCAGTCAGGGAAACTGGTTAACCCTGAAACAAAATATTTTACTGACCGGGGCCACCGGCAGCGGTAAAACGTTCCTGGCATGTGCACTTGGTCATAATGCCTGCCGACAGGGATACAAGGTCTACTATTATCGCCTTAAAGCGCTGATGGAACAGTGCTATCAGGGGCATGCTGATGGAAGATACAGCAAACTTTTGACCAGGCTGAATAATAGCGATCTGCTGCTTCTGGATGACTGGGGGCTGGAACCTCTCTCATCAGAACAGCGTAGCGACCTGCTGGAAATAGTGGATCTGATGTACCAACGAGGCTCAATCATCGTAGTGAGCCAGTTGCCGGTGGAAAACTGGTACAAAATGATCGGAGACTCCACACATGCGGATGCCATCCTAGATCGACTGGTTCATGGCAGTATCAAGATCGAACTTAAAGGAGAATCAATGCGGAAAATACAATCACCGTTGACCGAAGGAGATCAGTGAAGGTAATTTAAAAACGGTTCTGTGAAAGTGACACGAACCGATCTCCATCGATGTTACTCACCGATCTCCTTCACGGTAATACGCAACGGGTCAGCCGGCGCGCAGACCGGCTTCGGTAAAGGTGTATTCGTTGATGAGCAGGACCTCATCCACAGCGGCGTCTGAGCTCAGCCAGTCGTACTCGTTTTCCGGGTGACGGAACATCAGTTCAGGGTGACGCTCATCAGCCGGACATACGGACCAAAACTGTCCTTACGGCGTTCTGCAAACACGGCCAGCACACCGGGAATATCCTGCACTTCACGACCGGTATACGCTTCAGCACTGCCGTGCCAGCGGTATTTGCCGGTACAGAACGGAAAAAAACGGGATGCCGGATGCTGACGGTGAATACGCATGGCTTCGCCACGGGTGATGATTTTCATAGTGGGATACCTCTGAAGACAGAAGATAAAAGTGAAAACAGGTGTGATGTGGTTGTGACGGGTTAAAGCAGACCATATTCGGCAAAGGAGAAAACCTGGCTGCCACCGACTATCAGATGGTCCGGCACCCGGATATCCACCAGGCCCAGTGCCTGTACCAGACGTTCCGTGATAAGGCGGTCTGCCTTGCTGGGTGTGACTTCACCGGACGGGTGATTGTGTGCCAGCACCACAGCAGCGGCATTGTGATACAGGGCGCGTTTAATCACTTCCCGGGGATGGACTTCCGTGCGGTTGATGGTGCCGGTGAAGAGGGTTTCACCGGCAATCAGCTGATTCTGGTTGTTCAGATACAGCACCCGGAACTCTTCACGCTCCAGTCCCGCCATGTTCAGAATCAGCCATTCTCGTGCCGCACGGGTGGAGGTGAAGGCCACGCCGGGTTCATGAAGATGGCGGTCCAGGGTTTTCAGGGCC
It encodes the following:
- a CDS encoding JAB domain-containing protein: MQQLSFLPGNMTPGERSLIQRALKTLDRHLHEPGVAFTSTRAAREWLILNMAGLEREEFRVLYLNNQNQLIAGETLFTGTINRTEVHPREVIKRALYHNAAAVVLAHNHPSGEVTPSKADRLITERLVQALGLVDIRVPDHLIVGGSQVFSFAEYGLL
- the istB gene encoding IS21-like element ISEc12 family helper ATPase IstB, which gives rise to MNHLYEQLTALKLTGFRDALKKQLAQPGTYQELGFEERLSLLTAEELTCRENRKAERLIKHARFRLNAELSKLDYRNNRGLDRALIRSLSQGNWLTLKQNILLTGATGSGKTFLACALGHNACRQGYKVYYYRLKALMEQCYQGHADGRYSKLLTRLNNSDLLLLDDWGLEPLSSEQRSDLLEIVDLMYQRGSIIVVSQLPVENWYKMIGDSTHADAILDRLVHGSIKIELKGESMRKIQSPLTEGDQ
- a CDS encoding DUF987 domain-containing protein; protein product: MKIITRGEAMRIHRQHPASRFFPFCTGKYRWHGSAEAYTGREVQDIPGVLAVFAERRKDSFGPYVRLMSVTLN